Proteins encoded together in one Sphingomonas radiodurans window:
- a CDS encoding peptidylprolyl isomerase encodes MIRAIFIASALLLGSPAAGQSGESLARETPPISPAITPEVRVAITTAEGPIVLAIDKDKAPITATNFLKYVDGKKLDGTVFYRTVKVAPGYGFIQFGTQNDPKRTLPPIAHEPTSKTGLSHVDGAISMAMASPGTSRGDFFIIVGNTPAMDAEGSNAGYAVFGRVVEGMDVVRRIMELPTSPTKGEGIMKGQMLEPTVSVKTARRAPTPAVAPVSKDLP; translated from the coding sequence ATGATCCGCGCAATTTTCATTGCCTCCGCTTTGCTGCTCGGTTCCCCCGCGGCCGGGCAATCTGGAGAGTCGCTCGCCCGGGAAACGCCTCCGATTTCCCCCGCAATTACCCCGGAAGTGCGCGTCGCGATCACGACCGCAGAGGGGCCGATCGTGCTCGCAATCGACAAGGATAAGGCGCCGATCACGGCAACCAACTTCCTGAAATATGTCGATGGAAAAAAGCTAGACGGAACAGTATTTTACCGGACAGTGAAGGTCGCGCCCGGCTATGGTTTCATCCAGTTCGGCACTCAGAACGATCCCAAGCGCACCCTCCCGCCGATAGCTCATGAACCAACCTCGAAAACCGGGCTAAGTCACGTAGATGGCGCCATTTCCATGGCGATGGCGTCGCCCGGCACATCGCGCGGAGATTTCTTCATCATCGTCGGCAACACGCCGGCGATGGACGCGGAGGGCTCCAACGCCGGATACGCGGTGTTCGGCCGCGTAGTCGAGGGAATGGACGTCGTCCGCCGCATCATGGAACTCCCGACCTCTCCAACGAAGGGGGAAGGAATCATGAAAGGTCAAATGCTTGAGCCGACAGTCTCAGTGAAGACCGCACGTCGCGCCCCGACGCCAGCCGTCGCTCCCGTCAGCAAGGATCTCCCATGA
- a CDS encoding LysR family transcriptional regulator produces MARQGLIELQSVLAIARRGSFRAAALDLGMSTTALSNAIAKLERELGVRLFNRTTRSVSLTDAGRHFVDRIGPALEDITEAMAVARSQQETPSGTLRINAFATAAREILPSLLLPFLRRYPQVHIDLVTEGRLVDIVADGFDLGIRSADLVPSDMIAIPLVPHRRHVVVGSPAYFQGNAVPQAPPDLLNQACIRIRLPNGQLYRWRFEKDGQPLQVDVQGPITLDETSLSRFAVLEGVGLGFFMEPDVRDELAAGRLVRVLEDWTPPLPALSLYYPGRRNPSAAFRAFIEHARAFAAAQAGSSARDGKTRSGAIAPR; encoded by the coding sequence ATGGCGCGGCAAGGACTAATCGAACTGCAGTCGGTCCTCGCCATCGCGCGCCGCGGCTCGTTCCGCGCGGCAGCGCTCGATCTCGGAATGTCGACGACCGCGCTGAGCAACGCGATCGCCAAGCTCGAACGCGAGCTCGGCGTGCGTCTGTTCAACCGCACCACCCGCAGCGTCTCGTTAACCGATGCCGGCCGGCACTTCGTCGATCGGATCGGTCCTGCACTCGAGGACATAACCGAGGCGATGGCCGTTGCCCGATCGCAGCAGGAAACGCCGTCCGGCACGCTGCGGATCAACGCCTTCGCAACTGCCGCGCGCGAGATCCTGCCATCTCTTCTGCTGCCCTTCCTGCGGCGCTACCCACAGGTCCATATCGATCTGGTCACCGAAGGGCGGCTCGTCGACATCGTCGCCGATGGCTTCGATCTCGGAATTCGCAGCGCGGATCTCGTGCCGAGCGACATGATCGCGATCCCGCTGGTGCCGCATCGGCGCCACGTCGTGGTCGGCTCACCAGCCTATTTCCAAGGCAACGCCGTTCCGCAGGCCCCGCCTGACCTGCTCAACCAAGCATGCATCCGCATCCGCTTGCCCAATGGCCAACTGTATCGCTGGCGCTTCGAGAAGGACGGGCAACCCTTACAGGTGGATGTCCAAGGCCCGATCACGCTCGATGAGACCAGCCTCTCGCGGTTCGCAGTCCTGGAAGGCGTCGGCCTCGGCTTCTTCATGGAGCCGGACGTCCGAGACGAACTGGCCGCGGGGCGCCTCGTGCGCGTGCTGGAAGATTGGACGCCACCGCTGCCCGCGCTGTCCCTCTATTATCCCGGTCGACGAAATCCGTCGGCGGCCTTTCGCGCCTTCATCGAGCATGCTCGCGCGTTTGCCGCAGCGCAGGCGGGGAGCTCTGCTAGGGATGGCAAAACTCGATCCGGAGCCATCGCTCCTCGTTAG
- a CDS encoding nuclear transport factor 2 family protein, producing the protein MEIELPDPIARYFAADQVSDAAAVASCFTDDAVVKDEGNAYVGKDAIRQWKAEASSTYNYTVEPFALVAEGDRTVVTSHVVGDFPGSPVDLRYFFGLNAGKIAALEIIP; encoded by the coding sequence ATGGAGATCGAACTGCCTGATCCGATCGCGCGCTACTTCGCCGCCGATCAAGTGAGCGATGCTGCGGCAGTCGCGAGCTGCTTCACCGATGACGCCGTGGTGAAGGACGAAGGCAATGCCTACGTCGGAAAGGACGCGATCCGGCAATGGAAGGCCGAGGCTTCGTCCACCTACAATTATACTGTTGAGCCGTTTGCGCTCGTGGCCGAGGGCGACCGGACGGTCGTTACCAGCCACGTCGTGGGCGACTTTCCGGGCAGCCCCGTGGATCTGCGCTACTTCTTTGGCCTGAACGCCGGAAAAATCGCGGCGCTGGAGATCATCCCGTGA
- a CDS encoding DUF6680 family protein gives MITDWITAGAAVLTMMAAAAALIVAWRAPMMAARFAENLRRQNEVESERTRIRMAVFISLMRCRNQLLHRDAIDAINLVDVAFADSQSVRQARKSFAEATFEEPSHPVKIVERYHALIDKVANEVGFGGNIGPSDIQSGYYPRGLGRLDEAAFADAEEKIARAAIGDRTA, from the coding sequence ATGATAACTGACTGGATCACTGCAGGTGCGGCTGTTCTCACGATGATGGCCGCTGCAGCCGCACTGATCGTTGCGTGGCGCGCTCCAATGATGGCCGCACGGTTCGCAGAAAACTTACGTCGCCAGAACGAGGTTGAGAGCGAACGTACGCGCATCCGGATGGCTGTATTCATCAGTTTGATGAGGTGCCGCAATCAACTCCTGCATCGGGATGCGATCGATGCGATCAACTTAGTGGATGTGGCGTTTGCCGATTCGCAATCTGTTCGTCAGGCGAGAAAGTCATTTGCGGAAGCAACCTTTGAAGAGCCTAGCCATCCAGTCAAAATCGTGGAGCGTTACCACGCACTCATCGACAAGGTCGCAAACGAAGTTGGCTTCGGTGGAAACATCGGACCTTCGGATATTCAGAGCGGATATTACCCACGAGGCCTCGGACGGTTAGACGAAGCAGCTTTCGCGGATGCGGAGGAAAAGATTGCTAGGGCCGCGATTGGAGACAGGACAGCGTAA
- a CDS encoding phasin family protein, translated as MMADTDQTTETTTEGKMRAGAQKVRETFEEKVADPARRAGAAVKASGEKVVEGNKTIGLRMLDQAEQNAREAFAAMRAAAGANDLSQVMKIQGDYLREQNQRNMTQAREIGELIMRFGRDAVTPLRGSSDKD; from the coding sequence ATGATGGCCGATACCGATCAGACGACCGAGACAACGACCGAGGGCAAGATGCGCGCCGGGGCGCAGAAGGTGCGCGAGACGTTCGAGGAGAAGGTCGCCGATCCGGCGCGGCGGGCCGGTGCGGCGGTGAAGGCGTCGGGCGAGAAGGTGGTCGAGGGCAACAAGACGATCGGGCTGCGCATGCTCGACCAGGCCGAGCAGAATGCACGCGAGGCGTTTGCCGCGATGCGTGCCGCAGCGGGCGCGAACGATTTGTCGCAAGTGATGAAGATCCAGGGCGACTATCTGCGCGAACAGAACCAGCGCAACATGACGCAGGCACGCGAGATCGGCGAGCTTATCATGCGGTTCGGGCGCGATGCCGTGACGCCGCTGCGGGGATCGTCGGACAAGGATTGA
- the glmS gene encoding glutamine--fructose-6-phosphate transaminase (isomerizing) codes for MCGIVGILSSEPVADRLLDGLKRLEYRGYDSAGICTVHDGLFERRRAPGKLKNLAQRLIEEPLPGTSGIAHTRWATHGAPTEDNAHPHIVGDVVLVHNGIIENFKPLRDELLAEGREFQSQTDTEVVAHLIAREIERGAQPREALANVLPKLHGAFALGVMVRTHPDLLLGARLGAPLTVGYGEGENFLGSDALALAPLTQRIAYLEEGDWVAITRDEVEIYDRENQRVERPIVNSGASGQLIDKGNHRHFMQKEIYEQPVVVAQTLRSYLRPLEAKVALPDMEFDLSTVERVVIVACGTASYVGMIGKYWIEGLARIPVEVDVASEYRYRDPVLLPNTLGMVISQSGETADTLAALRHMKAAGVTTGGIINVPTSSMAREVDLLLPTHAGPEIGVASTKAFTCQLAVMAALATNLARAKGRLADEAEIVQHLQEVPEAMSEALAHDAEIEAMAPKIAAARDVLYLGRGPEYPLALEGALKLKEISYIHAEGYASGEMKHGPIALIDDQVPLIVIAPSGPLFDKTISNMHEAQARGAQVVLISDAEGIAQAGENTIATIEMPKVHPLIAPMVYAIPVQLLAYHVAVVKGTDVDQPRNLAKSVTVE; via the coding sequence ATGTGTGGAATTGTGGGCATTTTGAGCAGCGAGCCGGTAGCCGATCGACTGCTCGACGGACTTAAGCGGCTGGAATATCGCGGCTATGATTCGGCGGGCATCTGCACGGTCCATGATGGTTTGTTCGAGCGGCGACGTGCGCCGGGCAAGCTGAAGAACCTCGCGCAACGCCTTATCGAAGAGCCGCTGCCCGGCACGAGCGGCATCGCGCACACGCGCTGGGCAACACACGGCGCGCCGACCGAGGACAATGCGCATCCGCATATCGTGGGCGACGTGGTCTTGGTGCACAACGGGATCATTGAGAACTTTAAGCCGCTGCGCGATGAGCTTCTAGCAGAGGGTCGCGAGTTTCAAAGTCAGACCGACACCGAAGTGGTTGCGCATCTGATCGCGCGTGAGATTGAACGCGGCGCGCAACCGCGCGAGGCGCTGGCGAACGTGCTTCCGAAGTTGCACGGTGCCTTCGCGCTTGGCGTGATGGTACGCACACATCCCGATCTGCTGCTTGGTGCGCGGCTCGGTGCGCCGCTGACCGTGGGTTATGGCGAGGGCGAAAACTTCCTTGGGTCAGACGCGCTTGCCCTCGCGCCACTGACTCAGCGCATCGCCTATCTCGAAGAGGGAGACTGGGTCGCGATCACGCGCGACGAGGTTGAGATTTACGATCGCGAGAACCAGCGCGTGGAGCGGCCGATCGTCAATTCGGGTGCGTCGGGGCAGTTGATCGACAAGGGCAATCACCGGCATTTCATGCAGAAGGAGATCTACGAACAGCCCGTCGTCGTTGCGCAGACGCTGCGTTCGTACCTGCGCCCGCTGGAGGCAAAGGTCGCACTGCCCGACATGGAATTTGATCTCTCGACCGTCGAGCGCGTCGTGATCGTCGCATGCGGCACGGCAAGCTATGTTGGGATGATCGGCAAATACTGGATCGAAGGGCTGGCGCGCATTCCGGTCGAGGTCGACGTGGCGAGCGAGTATCGCTACCGCGATCCCGTTCTTCTGCCGAATACGCTAGGGATGGTGATCTCGCAGTCCGGCGAGACGGCTGACACGCTCGCCGCATTGCGCCACATGAAGGCTGCAGGGGTGACGACTGGCGGGATCATCAACGTGCCGACGAGTTCGATGGCGCGCGAGGTGGATTTGCTGCTGCCCACGCATGCCGGACCGGAGATCGGCGTCGCCTCGACGAAGGCGTTTACGTGTCAGCTCGCGGTAATGGCCGCGCTCGCGACGAACCTTGCGCGTGCGAAGGGACGGCTGGCCGATGAAGCTGAAATCGTTCAGCATCTTCAAGAGGTGCCCGAAGCGATGAGCGAGGCGCTGGCGCATGATGCGGAGATCGAGGCGATGGCGCCGAAAATCGCCGCGGCACGCGACGTGCTGTACCTTGGCCGCGGGCCGGAGTATCCGTTAGCGCTGGAAGGCGCTCTAAAACTGAAGGAAATCAGCTACATTCACGCCGAAGGTTACGCTTCGGGTGAAATGAAGCACGGGCCGATCGCGCTGATTGATGATCAAGTGCCGCTGATCGTGATCGCGCCCTCGGGCCCGCTGTTCGACAAGACCATCAGCAATATGCACGAGGCGCAGGCGCGCGGTGCGCAGGTGGTGCTGATCTCCGATGCCGAAGGGATCGCGCAGGCGGGCGAGAACACGATCGCGACGATCGAGATGCCCAAGGTTCATCCACTGATAGCGCCGATGGTTTACGCGATCCCGGTGCAATTGCTGGCATATCATGTCGCGGTGGTGAAGGGAACGGACGTAGATCAGCCGCGAAACCTGGCAAAATCCGTTACAGTTGAGTGA
- a CDS encoding WS/DGAT/MGAT family O-acyltransferase, with product MQQLSAQDASFVYLETPHTPMHIGSVAIYDPSTAPGGFVRFKDILGFIEARLRGARSFRQRLVRVPFDLDHPYWIEDPEFDIEYHVRHIALPKPGDWRQLCIQTARLHSRPMDLTKPLWEFTVVEGLDNIEGLPPGCFALVSKVHHAAIDGMSGVEMSAAVHSISPDTTPPEGDDPWKPENMPQVADLLARSYLNNLVQPMRVMETIGRSLPGMGKLAAQVGKGDVSVRNARPAPRTPFNGKVGAHRVWDAVPFPLKDVRAIKDAVPGATVNDVVLSIVGGAMRTYLQGRGELPKDTLTAMAPISVRGQGEKAALGNLVSAMVVGLGTQIEDPLERLRFVHDEAVNSKALTNAVGAKNLADYSQLMPSALAGLGARLYTRIGAANAHAPAYNCVVTNVPGSRVPLYFCGARMVGMYGTGPVFDGMGIIHPVYSYGDTIAISFTACRDVLPDPATYADALRSTFAALHQAATTRPAIAAPPIEVNDNKLPEKKKAATRSKGDR from the coding sequence ATGCAGCAGTTGTCCGCGCAGGATGCGTCGTTCGTGTACCTCGAAACGCCGCACACGCCGATGCACATCGGATCGGTCGCGATCTATGATCCGTCGACCGCGCCGGGCGGGTTCGTGCGGTTCAAGGACATCCTTGGCTTCATCGAGGCGCGGCTGCGCGGGGCGCGATCGTTCCGGCAGCGGCTGGTGCGGGTGCCATTCGATCTTGATCATCCGTATTGGATCGAGGATCCCGAGTTCGACATCGAATATCACGTGCGGCACATCGCGCTGCCCAAGCCCGGCGATTGGCGGCAACTGTGCATCCAGACCGCGCGGCTGCATTCGCGGCCGATGGATCTCACCAAGCCGTTGTGGGAATTCACCGTCGTCGAGGGGCTCGACAATATCGAAGGGCTGCCACCGGGTTGCTTCGCGCTCGTCAGCAAGGTGCATCATGCCGCGATCGACGGGATGAGCGGGGTCGAGATGTCCGCCGCGGTGCATTCGATCTCGCCCGATACGACTCCGCCCGAGGGCGACGATCCGTGGAAGCCCGAGAACATGCCGCAAGTCGCCGATCTGCTGGCGCGGTCGTATCTCAACAACCTCGTCCAGCCGATGCGGGTGATGGAGACGATCGGGCGCTCGCTGCCGGGGATGGGCAAGCTCGCGGCGCAGGTGGGCAAGGGCGACGTATCGGTGCGCAACGCCCGGCCGGCGCCGCGAACGCCGTTCAACGGCAAGGTCGGCGCGCATCGCGTGTGGGATGCGGTGCCGTTCCCGCTGAAGGACGTGCGCGCGATCAAGGACGCGGTGCCGGGCGCGACGGTGAACGACGTGGTGCTGTCGATCGTCGGCGGCGCGATGCGGACGTATCTGCAGGGGCGCGGCGAGCTGCCCAAGGACACGCTGACCGCGATGGCGCCGATCTCGGTGCGCGGGCAGGGCGAGAAGGCGGCGCTGGGCAATCTCGTGTCGGCGATGGTCGTGGGGCTGGGCACGCAGATCGAGGATCCGCTCGAGCGGTTGCGCTTCGTGCATGACGAGGCGGTCAATTCCAAGGCGCTGACCAATGCCGTCGGCGCGAAGAACCTGGCGGATTATTCGCAGCTGATGCCGAGCGCGCTCGCCGGGCTGGGTGCGAGGCTCTACACGCGGATCGGCGCGGCGAACGCGCATGCGCCGGCGTATAATTGCGTGGTGACGAACGTGCCGGGCAGCCGCGTGCCGCTGTATTTCTGCGGCGCGCGGATGGTGGGCATGTACGGCACCGGGCCGGTGTTCGACGGGATGGGGATCATCCATCCGGTGTATAGCTATGGCGACACGATCGCGATCAGCTTCACCGCATGCCGCGACGTGCTGCCCGATCCTGCGACCTATGCCGATGCGTTGCGATCGACGTTCGCGGCACTGCACCAGGCAGCGACGACGCGGCCCGCGATCGCGGCGCCGCCCATCGAGGTGAACGACAACAAGCTGCCCGAGAAGAAAAAGGCGGCAACCCGCAGCAAAGGAGACAGATGA
- a CDS encoding M20 metallopeptidase family protein has protein sequence MNARIDWSAAGAAELTDAVALRRAIHAEPEIGNDCPKTTAKLKAALAGLPLEIHDSKTTTGFVAILRGGRADAAGSNMRTVLLRGDMDALPMTEETGLDYASTIPGAMHACGHDAHSAMLVGAAKALSARQNDIPGTIVFMFQPGEEGHHGARHMIEDGLLDIARPEAAFALHISPNAPAGVFVGREGPLLASTDTVLATIRGKGGHAAMPHDCIDPIPAACEIVTALQTFIARRIPVADPAVLTMTQFHAGSSHNIIPDEVKLMGTLRTLSEHTREKARAAFRQITASIAAAHDCEADVTIDPGYPVTFCDPRATAMMRDVAGTLSGEHGWSQMPAPMMGGEDFSYVLRDIPGAMAFVGVASPDSDPRTNPPLHNTRMTIEEDVMAKGIAMHCTLAERFLERGWE, from the coding sequence ATGAACGCCCGCATCGACTGGAGCGCCGCCGGCGCCGCCGAGCTCACCGACGCCGTCGCGCTGCGCCGCGCCATCCACGCCGAGCCGGAAATCGGCAACGACTGTCCGAAGACAACCGCAAAGCTGAAGGCCGCCCTGGCCGGACTTCCGCTGGAAATACATGACAGTAAGACCACCACCGGCTTCGTCGCCATCCTCCGCGGCGGGCGCGCCGACGCCGCCGGCAGCAACATGCGCACCGTCCTCCTGCGCGGCGACATGGATGCGCTCCCGATGACCGAGGAAACCGGCCTCGACTATGCGTCCACCATCCCCGGCGCGATGCACGCCTGCGGCCACGACGCCCACTCTGCGATGTTAGTTGGTGCCGCTAAGGCATTGAGCGCGCGGCAAAATGATATCCCCGGCACGATCGTCTTCATGTTCCAGCCGGGTGAGGAAGGCCACCACGGCGCGAGGCACATGATCGAAGACGGCCTGCTCGACATCGCCCGCCCAGAGGCGGCCTTCGCCCTCCATATCTCCCCGAACGCACCAGCTGGGGTCTTCGTCGGCCGCGAAGGCCCCCTCCTCGCCTCCACCGACACCGTCCTCGCGACGATCCGCGGCAAGGGTGGCCACGCCGCGATGCCACACGACTGCATCGATCCGATCCCCGCCGCCTGCGAGATCGTCACGGCATTACAAACGTTTATCGCGCGTCGTATCCCCGTGGCGGACCCCGCGGTGCTGACCATGACGCAGTTTCACGCCGGCAGCAGCCACAACATCATCCCCGATGAAGTGAAGTTGATGGGCACGCTGCGCACGCTCTCCGAGCACACGCGCGAGAAAGCCCGCGCCGCCTTCCGGCAGATAACGGCCAGCATCGCAGCGGCGCACGATTGCGAAGCGGATGTGACGATTGATCCCGGCTATCCGGTCACCTTCTGCGACCCCCGCGCGACCGCGATGATGCGCGACGTCGCCGGCACCCTCTCGGGTGAGCATGGCTGGTCGCAGATGCCGGCGCCGATGATGGGCGGCGAGGATTTCTCCTACGTTCTTCGTGATATACCAGGCGCGATGGCCTTTGTCGGCGTTGCTTCACCCGACAGCGATCCTCGAACCAACCCGCCGTTGCACAACACCCGCATGACGATTGAAGAGGATGTGATGGCCAAAGGGATCGCAATGCACTGCACGCTGGCCGAGCGATTCTTGGAACGCGGCTGGGAGTGA
- a CDS encoding bifunctional cytochrome P450/NADPH--P450 reductase: MATNAMEPKEARTPIPAPPGLPVVGHLHQIARAGLMGHLLHVSRDFPEGIFKLRFGSRVSLFVTNPDLVAEMSDETRFRKMPGPGLRVVRKFAGDGLFTAFSEEPNWGKAHRILLPAFSQRSMRGYFDMIVEVCDQLVTKWERAAGTDVLVADDMTRLTLDSIAIAGFGHRFNSFEREELDSFLLALGRSLGEALSTITRLPIQNRFAKKAKAQYETDIAEMNALVDGIIADRRVNPTDGKDLLNLMLTAADPETGEQLDDINIRYQVLTFLIAGHETTSGMLTFAFSYLLRNPAILAQAYAEVDRVMPGDVRPDYSHVAKLEVIERILKEALRLWPTAPVFSLAPFEDTLIGGKWLMRKDRPVNVFAPGLHRFPDAWPDPDTFDIDRWLPEAEAARHPHAYKPFGNGERACIGRQFAMVEAKIAMAMMLRRFSISDPHSYKLAIKETLSIKPDDFWMRIRLRQPHERLQMASAAPEPANDVAIGSVTGTGQQFAVLYGSSLGTARDIAEEIAERARLDGFEVVVRSLDESFKGGAAPQDKVIVIVTATYNGRAPDSAIEVERALDAGLFDDADWSGARVAVLGVGNSQWPNYQVFPKRIAAAVEAAGATVIVPRAEADGQGDFDGAVSKFVRDVWKALGSESGPSESTASLSLTLVDAADTRAQALPEHAQRLEIVSNEELVRPAAGLWDFAQEPPRPSTRLIRIRLPEGQVYQAGDHIAVYARNRPDLVARAIDRLGLDGTRQVRLDGQGGRFKHLPLGQTVTVAQLLTDFVELSDPLPKRALGVVAAQTRCPDTKRKLAAVEEDYEAAVSSKRLTLIDLLNAHPAAELSFESLVELSAPIAPRFYSIASSPLVSADIADLIVGTMAAPAWSGLGEHRGFASGYMGSVAAGEHVFGYVRRPNPPFAPPADASVPMILIGPGTGFAPLRGFLQERAVQAEAGEDVAASLLFFGCRHPEHDWFCRDEMAQWEADGVATLYTAFSAVPSHPWKFVQDALWAEQERVWAALQAGASIFLCGDGKFMAPAVRDTLIRIQMQQAGDEHAQGSEWLEGLIADGRFHQDVFGFGK, from the coding sequence ATGGCGACGAACGCGATGGAGCCCAAAGAGGCACGCACGCCGATTCCCGCGCCGCCTGGCCTGCCGGTGGTGGGGCACCTTCACCAAATCGCGCGCGCGGGATTGATGGGGCATCTGTTGCACGTAAGCCGCGATTTCCCCGAAGGCATTTTCAAGCTGCGCTTCGGCAGCCGCGTATCGCTGTTCGTGACCAACCCCGATCTGGTCGCCGAAATGTCGGACGAGACGCGGTTTCGCAAGATGCCGGGGCCGGGACTTCGGGTCGTCCGCAAGTTCGCCGGCGACGGGCTGTTCACCGCGTTCAGCGAGGAGCCGAACTGGGGCAAGGCGCACCGCATCCTGCTGCCGGCGTTCAGCCAGCGATCGATGCGCGGCTATTTCGACATGATCGTCGAGGTGTGCGACCAACTCGTCACCAAGTGGGAGCGCGCGGCAGGAACCGATGTGCTCGTGGCCGACGACATGACGCGGCTGACGCTCGATTCGATCGCGATTGCCGGATTCGGGCATCGCTTCAATTCGTTCGAGCGCGAGGAGCTCGACAGTTTTCTGCTCGCATTGGGCCGGTCGCTCGGCGAGGCCCTGTCGACGATCACGCGGCTGCCGATCCAGAACCGCTTCGCCAAGAAGGCGAAGGCGCAATACGAGACCGACATCGCCGAGATGAACGCGCTGGTCGACGGGATCATCGCCGATCGCCGGGTGAACCCAACCGACGGCAAGGATCTGCTCAACCTGATGCTGACCGCGGCCGACCCGGAAACGGGCGAGCAGCTGGATGACATCAACATCCGCTATCAGGTGCTCACCTTCCTGATTGCGGGTCACGAGACAACGAGCGGCATGCTGACGTTCGCGTTCAGTTATCTGCTGCGCAACCCCGCGATCCTCGCGCAGGCTTATGCCGAGGTCGATCGCGTGATGCCTGGCGATGTGCGGCCGGATTACAGCCACGTCGCGAAGCTCGAGGTGATCGAACGCATCCTGAAGGAGGCGCTGCGACTATGGCCTACCGCGCCGGTATTCAGCCTCGCGCCGTTCGAAGATACGTTGATCGGCGGCAAGTGGCTGATGCGCAAGGATCGCCCGGTGAACGTGTTCGCGCCGGGGCTGCACCGTTTTCCCGACGCCTGGCCGGACCCCGACACCTTCGATATCGACCGCTGGCTGCCCGAGGCGGAAGCGGCGCGGCATCCGCATGCCTACAAGCCGTTCGGCAATGGCGAACGCGCGTGCATTGGGCGGCAGTTCGCGATGGTCGAGGCGAAGATCGCGATGGCGATGATGCTTAGGCGCTTCTCGATCAGCGATCCGCATTCGTACAAGCTGGCGATCAAGGAAACGCTGTCGATCAAGCCCGACGATTTCTGGATGCGGATTCGCCTGCGCCAGCCGCACGAGCGGTTGCAGATGGCGAGCGCCGCGCCGGAGCCGGCGAATGACGTGGCGATCGGATCGGTAACCGGGACGGGGCAGCAATTCGCGGTACTGTACGGATCGTCGCTCGGCACGGCGCGCGATATTGCGGAGGAGATCGCCGAGCGCGCGCGACTCGACGGGTTCGAGGTGGTGGTGCGCTCGCTCGACGAGAGCTTCAAAGGCGGTGCGGCGCCGCAGGACAAGGTGATCGTGATCGTCACCGCGACGTATAACGGCCGGGCGCCCGACAGCGCGATCGAGGTGGAGCGGGCGCTGGATGCCGGGCTGTTCGATGACGCCGATTGGTCGGGCGCGCGGGTGGCGGTGCTCGGCGTCGGCAACAGCCAGTGGCCGAATTATCAGGTGTTTCCGAAACGGATCGCCGCGGCGGTTGAGGCGGCGGGCGCGACAGTGATCGTGCCGCGGGCCGAGGCGGACGGGCAGGGCGATTTCGATGGTGCGGTGAGCAAGTTCGTGCGCGACGTGTGGAAGGCGCTGGGCAGCGAAAGCGGGCCGAGCGAATCGACCGCCTCTCTGTCGCTGACCTTGGTCGATGCGGCAGATACGCGGGCGCAGGCGCTGCCCGAACATGCGCAGCGGCTGGAGATCGTGAGCAATGAGGAGCTGGTGCGGCCGGCGGCTGGGCTGTGGGACTTTGCGCAGGAGCCGCCGCGGCCCTCGACTCGGCTGATCCGTATACGGCTGCCCGAAGGGCAAGTGTATCAGGCGGGTGACCATATCGCGGTTTATGCGCGCAACCGGCCCGATCTGGTGGCGCGGGCGATCGATCGGTTGGGGCTGGATGGTACGCGGCAGGTGCGGCTGGACGGGCAGGGCGGGCGGTTCAAGCACCTGCCGTTGGGGCAGACCGTGACGGTGGCGCAGTTGCTGACCGACTTCGTCGAGCTTTCCGATCCGTTGCCCAAACGCGCGCTGGGCGTGGTGGCGGCGCAGACGCGCTGCCCAGATACGAAGCGCAAGCTGGCGGCGGTTGAGGAGGATTACGAGGCGGCGGTTTCGTCGAAGCGGCTGACGCTGATCGACCTTCTTAACGCGCATCCGGCCGCGGAGCTTTCGTTCGAGTCGCTGGTCGAGCTTTCCGCGCCGATCGCGCCACGCTTCTATTCGATCGCGTCGTCGCCGCTGGTGTCGGCGGACATCGCGGATCTGATCGTGGGGACGATGGCGGCGCCGGCGTGGTCGGGGCTGGGCGAGCATCGTGGCTTCGCCTCGGGCTATATGGGATCGGTCGCGGCGGGCGAGCATGTGTTCGGCTATGTCCGCCGGCCCAATCCACCGTTCGCGCCACCCGCGGATGCATCGGTGCCGATGATCCTGATCGGGCCGGGGACCGGGTTCGCGCCGTTGCGGGGCTTCCTGCAGGAGCGGGCCGTGCAGGCGGAGGCGGGCGAGGACGTGGCCGCGAGCCTGTTGTTCTTCGGGTGCCGCCATCCCGAGCACGACTGGTTCTGTCGCGACGAGATGGCGCAGTGGGAGGCGGACGGCGTGGCGACGCTCTACACGGCCTTCTCCGCGGTGCCGTCGCATCCCTGGAAGTTCGTGCAGGATGCGCTGTGGGCGGAGCAGGAGCGGGTCTGGGCGGCGCTGCAGGCGGGCGCGTCGATCTTCCTTTGCGGCGATGGCAAGTTCATGGCGCCCGCGGTGCGCGACACGCTGATCCGCATCCAGATGCAGCAGGCGGGCGACGAGCACGCGCAAGGGTCCGAGTGGCTGGAGGGGCTCATTGCCGACGGGCGCTTCCATCAGGACGTGTTCGGCTTCGGCAAATAG